A window of Gemmatimonadota bacterium contains these coding sequences:
- the rplC gene encoding 50S ribosomal protein L3, whose protein sequence is MIGIIGKKLGMTQIFDEAGMQIPCTVVEATPNPVTKVVAAEKEGFAAVELGYGAQRTARENKKGERTPKGSRANKAELGHAKKAGLEAAPAVLRSFRLDDAPGKGAEIPTYNIGDVIKVDIFTVGEMVKVTGTTKGRGFQGVVKRWGFGGGPNTHGNTKHRRPGSIGPGTDPSRVIKGKKMPGHYGAERHTQGNLRVEKIDAERNLIYIRGSVAGPTNGIVLVRKQG, encoded by the coding sequence ATGATCGGAATCATTGGCAAGAAGCTGGGGATGACCCAGATCTTCGACGAGGCAGGGATGCAGATCCCCTGCACCGTGGTGGAGGCCACCCCCAATCCCGTGACGAAGGTCGTCGCCGCGGAGAAGGAGGGCTTCGCCGCGGTGGAGCTGGGCTACGGCGCGCAGCGCACGGCCCGCGAGAACAAGAAGGGGGAGCGGACGCCCAAGGGCAGCCGCGCGAACAAGGCGGAGCTCGGACACGCGAAGAAGGCCGGCCTCGAGGCCGCCCCTGCCGTGCTGCGCTCCTTCCGCCTCGATGATGCGCCGGGGAAGGGCGCGGAGATCCCGACGTACAACATCGGGGACGTCATCAAGGTCGACATCTTCACCGTCGGCGAGATGGTGAAGGTCACCGGGACGACGAAGGGCCGCGGCTTCCAGGGCGTGGTGAAGCGTTGGGGCTTCGGTGGTGGTCCCAACACGCACGGCAACACGAAGCACCGTCGCCCCGGCTCCATCGGACCCGGCACCGACCCGTCGCGCGTGATCAAGGGCAAGAAGATGCCCGGCCACTACGGCGCCGAGCGTCACACGCAGGGGAACCTCCGCGTCGAGAAGATCGACGCCGAGCGCAACCTGATCTACATCCGCGGCAGCGTCGCCGGTCCGACCAACGGCATCGTGCTCGTCCGCAAGCAGGGCTGA
- the rplB gene encoding 50S ribosomal protein L2, giving the protein MGIRQFKPVTAATRFRSVSDNDVITRSTPEKSLTEPIKKSGGRDNHGHISMRRLGGGHKQKYRIIDFKRNKHGQVATVQHIEYDPNRSARIALVQYADGEKRYILHPKGLAVGDTIVSGKGSDVRTGNALPLREVPLGTSVHNVELKPGKGGQMARSAGTSLQVVAKEGDYVTVRMASTEMRMIHGDCLGTIGEVGNAEHELISWGKAGKTRWMGRRPKVRGEVMNPVDHPHGGRTRGGRNVVSPWGKKEGVKTRNKKKPSQRLIVRGRKRGKATQS; this is encoded by the coding sequence ATGGGTATCCGACAGTTCAAGCCGGTCACCGCGGCGACGCGTTTCCGTTCGGTCTCGGACAACGACGTCATCACGCGTTCGACCCCCGAGAAGTCGCTCACCGAGCCGATCAAGAAGAGCGGCGGGCGCGACAACCACGGCCATATCTCGATGCGGCGCCTCGGCGGCGGCCACAAGCAGAAGTACCGCATCATCGACTTCAAGCGCAACAAGCACGGGCAGGTGGCGACCGTCCAGCACATCGAGTACGACCCGAACCGGTCGGCTCGCATCGCGCTGGTCCAGTACGCCGACGGCGAGAAGCGCTACATCCTCCACCCGAAGGGGCTCGCGGTCGGTGACACGATCGTGAGCGGCAAGGGCTCGGACGTGCGCACGGGCAACGCCCTGCCGCTCCGGGAAGTGCCGCTCGGCACCTCGGTCCACAACGTGGAGCTCAAGCCGGGCAAGGGCGGCCAGATGGCCCGCTCGGCCGGCACGAGCCTCCAGGTGGTGGCGAAGGAAGGCGACTACGTCACGGTCCGCATGGCCTCGACCGAGATGCGCATGATCCACGGCGACTGCCTCGGCACGATCGGCGAGGTCGGCAACGCCGAGCACGAGCTCATCTCGTGGGGCAAGGCCGGCAAGACCCGCTGGATGGGTCGCCGTCCGAAGGTCCGCGGTGAAGTGATGAACCCGGTGGACCACCCGCACGGTGGCCGCACGCGCGGCGGCCGCAACGTGGTGAGCCCCTGGGGCAAGAAGGAGGGCGTGAAGACGCGCAACAAGAAGAAGCCGTCGCAGCGCCTGATCGTCCGTGGCCGGAAGCGCGGCAAGGCCACCCAGAGCTGA
- the rpmC gene encoding 50S ribosomal protein L29 has product MKAKDIRELGAAEITARIAELERERFNLRFRGATEPLSNPLRLRSIRRDIARLQTVLAQKASATEAAR; this is encoded by the coding sequence ATGAAGGCTAAGGATATCCGGGAACTGGGTGCGGCCGAGATCACGGCCCGCATCGCGGAGCTGGAGCGCGAGCGCTTCAACCTCCGGTTCCGTGGCGCCACCGAGCCGCTGAGCAATCCGCTCCGGCTCCGTTCCATCCGCCGCGACATCGCGCGGCTCCAGACGGTGCTCGCCCAGAAGGCGAGCGCGACGGAGGCCGCGCGCTAA
- the rpsH gene encoding 30S ribosomal protein S8: MSMTDPIADMLTRIRNAVGSKHRRVDIPASKMKVEIARLLLETNFIASYKTLETEEGRKVLRVALKYAGGTPVIRELHRVSSPGLRQYVGAGEIPRVRNGLGVAILSTSKGLMTDRQARQQRTGGELLAFVW, encoded by the coding sequence ATGAGCATGACCGACCCGATCGCCGATATGCTCACGCGGATCCGCAATGCTGTCGGTTCGAAGCATCGCCGCGTGGACATCCCGGCGTCCAAGATGAAGGTGGAGATCGCGCGCCTCCTCCTCGAGACGAATTTCATCGCCAGCTACAAGACGCTCGAGACCGAGGAAGGCCGGAAGGTCCTCCGCGTCGCGCTCAAGTACGCCGGCGGCACCCCCGTGATCCGTGAGCTGCACCGCGTCTCCTCGCCCGGCCTCCGCCAGTACGTCGGCGCCGGCGAGATCCCGCGCGTGCGCAACGGCCTCGGCGTGGCGATCCTCAGCACCTCGAAGGGGCTGATGACCGACCGCCAGGCGCGCCAGCAGCGCACCGGCGGTGAACTCCTCGCCTTCGTCTGGTAA
- the rplE gene encoding 50S ribosomal protein L5, with the protein MATTKTQGEKKKSGGAGEKRASMLPKDHKGAGTPAPTPRLHTYYVKTVRERLMKQFGLKNPHQIPNLTKITINVGMGEAIKQPKVLDAVVDELQTITGQKAIRTKAKKSIANYGLREGQEIGAAVTLRGARMWEFLDRFISTAIPRIRDFRGLNTRAFDGRGNYSLGIKEQMIFPEVNYDLVEQIHGMDLTFVTTTTRDDMAFALLRELGMPFRGDDKPIVVQG; encoded by the coding sequence ATGGCGACGACCAAGACGCAGGGCGAGAAGAAGAAGAGCGGTGGCGCGGGCGAGAAGCGCGCCTCCATGCTCCCGAAGGACCACAAGGGTGCCGGCACGCCGGCCCCCACGCCGCGCCTGCACACGTACTACGTGAAGACGGTGCGTGAGCGGCTCATGAAGCAGTTCGGGCTGAAGAACCCGCACCAGATCCCGAACCTCACCAAGATCACCATCAACGTCGGCATGGGCGAGGCGATCAAGCAGCCCAAGGTCCTCGACGCGGTGGTGGACGAGCTCCAGACGATCACCGGCCAGAAGGCGATCCGCACGAAGGCGAAGAAGTCGATCGCCAACTACGGGCTGCGCGAAGGGCAGGAGATCGGCGCGGCGGTCACGCTGCGCGGCGCCCGGATGTGGGAGTTCCTCGACCGCTTCATCTCCACGGCGATCCCGCGCATCCGCGACTTCCGCGGACTCAACACGCGCGCGTTCGACGGCCGCGGCAACTACAGCCTCGGCATCAAGGAGCAGATGATCTTCCCCGAGGTGAACTACGACCTCGTGGAACAGATCCATGGCATGGACCTGACGTTCGTGACCACCACCACCCGCGACGACATGGCCTTCGCGCTCCTGCGCGAGCTCGGCATGCCGTTCCGCGGTGACGACAAGCCGATCGTCGTCCAGGGCTGA
- the rpsN gene encoding 30S ribosomal protein S14, whose translation MAKKSTIEKNERRKGMVAKQAAKRKALADTVRSVKATDEEKRAAQVALQKLPRNGAAARVRNRCQMTGRSRAYISAFGLSRIAFREMALQGLIPGVRKASW comes from the coding sequence ATGGCCAAGAAGAGCACGATCGAGAAGAACGAGCGCCGCAAGGGCATGGTGGCCAAGCAGGCCGCCAAGCGGAAGGCGCTCGCCGACACCGTCCGCAGCGTGAAGGCGACGGACGAGGAGAAGCGCGCGGCCCAGGTCGCGTTGCAGAAGCTCCCGCGGAACGGCGCCGCCGCCCGCGTGCGCAACCGCTGCCAGATGACCGGCCGCAGCCGCGCCTACATCTCGGCCTTCGGGCTGAGCCGTATCGCGTTCCGCGAGATGGCACTCCAGGGCTTGATCCCCGGCGTGCGGAAGGCGAGCTGGTAG
- the rpsC gene encoding 30S ribosomal protein S3 — MGQKTHPIGFRLGVSKDWSSKWFASAKDFPGLLKEDALLRKYLKARLGGAAIAEITIERKPGKVVVTIHTGRPGVVIGKKGQAVEELKNELQQLTGKDVGVNVEEIKRPEIEAQLVADNIAAQLAQRISFRRAMKRAVQSAMRMGAEGIKVKCSGRLGGAEIARVEGYHEGRVPLHTLRADINYATSTAKTTFGTIGVKVWIFKGEIVEGRRGGNSTYSSDA; from the coding sequence ATGGGACAGAAGACTCATCCGATCGGCTTCCGCCTCGGCGTCTCCAAGGACTGGAGCTCGAAGTGGTTCGCGAGCGCGAAGGACTTCCCGGGCCTCCTGAAGGAGGACGCGCTCCTCCGGAAGTACCTCAAGGCCCGCTTGGGCGGCGCCGCGATCGCCGAGATCACCATCGAGCGGAAGCCGGGGAAGGTCGTCGTGACCATCCACACCGGCCGTCCGGGCGTCGTGATCGGCAAGAAGGGCCAGGCCGTCGAGGAGCTCAAGAACGAGCTCCAGCAGCTGACGGGCAAGGACGTCGGCGTGAACGTCGAGGAGATCAAGCGCCCGGAGATCGAGGCGCAGCTCGTCGCCGACAACATCGCCGCGCAGCTGGCGCAGCGCATCTCGTTCCGCCGCGCGATGAAGCGGGCGGTGCAGAGCGCGATGCGCATGGGCGCGGAAGGCATCAAGGTGAAGTGCTCGGGTCGCCTGGGCGGGGCCGAGATCGCGCGCGTCGAAGGCTATCACGAGGGTCGTGTGCCCCTTCATACGCTGCGCGCCGACATCAACTATGCGACCTCGACGGCCAAGACCACGTTCGGCACCATCGGCGTGAAGGTCTGGATCTTCAAGGGCGAGATCGTCGAGGGGCGTCGTGGCGGCAACTCCACGTACTCCTCCGACGCATAA
- the rplD gene encoding 50S ribosomal protein L4, whose protein sequence is MTEPMNLDAAAYTALGTPRDRVALPGSTFDGTVNVPVMHQAVKAFLANQRQGTHATKTRRWVVGGNQKPWKQKGTGRARQGSTRAPHFVGGGTVFGPQPHGYRENMPKQVRQLARKSALNARAREGALVIIDRFAYDKPKTAQIVNLVSRVEAEGKKVLILTDGAKPSVYLSARNIPGVEVRPYADVTAYDVVWSDVVLVEATALGHELAPVAEKAMDKVKKAAPAKAPKAAKAEKAPAKKPAAKKAAPKVAAKKAPAEKAAPKAAAKKAPAKKAAAPKKKGK, encoded by the coding sequence ATGACTGAACCCATGAACCTCGACGCGGCCGCGTACACGGCGCTCGGCACCCCGCGCGATCGCGTGGCGCTCCCGGGCAGCACGTTCGACGGCACCGTGAACGTCCCGGTGATGCACCAGGCGGTGAAGGCGTTCCTCGCCAACCAGCGCCAGGGCACCCACGCCACGAAGACCCGCCGCTGGGTCGTCGGCGGCAACCAGAAGCCGTGGAAGCAGAAGGGCACCGGCCGCGCCCGTCAGGGCTCGACCCGCGCCCCGCACTTCGTCGGCGGCGGCACCGTGTTCGGCCCCCAGCCGCACGGCTACCGCGAGAACATGCCGAAGCAGGTCCGCCAGCTCGCCCGCAAGAGCGCGCTGAACGCCCGGGCCCGCGAGGGCGCGCTCGTGATCATCGACCGCTTCGCCTACGACAAGCCGAAGACGGCGCAGATCGTCAACCTCGTCTCGCGCGTCGAGGCCGAGGGCAAGAAGGTCCTCATCCTCACCGATGGCGCCAAGCCGTCGGTCTACCTCTCCGCCCGCAACATCCCCGGCGTCGAGGTGCGGCCCTACGCCGACGTGACCGCGTACGACGTGGTCTGGTCGGACGTGGTGCTCGTCGAGGCGACCGCGCTCGGGCATGAGCTCGCGCCGGTGGCCGAGAAGGCGATGGACAAGGTGAAGAAGGCCGCGCCGGCGAAGGCGCCGAAGGCGGCGAAGGCCGAGAAGGCCCCGGCGAAGAAGCCGGCGGCAAAGAAGGCGGCCCCGAAGGTCGCCGCCAAGAAGGCGCCGGCCGAGAAGGCCGCTCCGAAGGCCGCAGCCAAGAAGGCGCCGGCCAAGAAGGCGGCCGCCCCCAAGAAGAAGGGGAAGTAA
- the rplP gene encoding 50S ribosomal protein L16: MLAPKRVKFRKMFKGRTTGLAHRGATVAFGTYGLQALEPGWVTSRQIEASRVALTRHIKRGGKVWIRIFPDKPVTKKPAETRMGKGKGSPELWVAVVKPGRVLFEIEGVTKEIAQKALGLASAKLGVKTKFVAREEAHTNEG, translated from the coding sequence ATGCTCGCACCGAAGCGCGTCAAGTTCCGCAAGATGTTCAAGGGCCGCACGACGGGTCTCGCCCACCGTGGCGCGACCGTGGCGTTCGGCACGTACGGCCTGCAGGCGCTGGAGCCGGGGTGGGTCACCTCGCGCCAGATCGAGGCCTCGCGCGTGGCGCTGACGCGCCACATCAAGCGCGGCGGCAAGGTCTGGATCCGCATCTTCCCCGACAAGCCGGTGACGAAGAAGCCGGCCGAGACCCGCATGGGCAAGGGCAAGGGATCGCCGGAGCTCTGGGTCGCCGTGGTGAAGCCGGGCCGTGTGCTGTTCGAGATCGAGGGCGTCACGAAGGAGATCGCCCAGAAGGCGCTCGGGCTGGCCTCGGCCAAGCTCGGCGTGAAGACGAAGTTCGTGGCGCGCGAGGAGGCGCACACCAATGAAGGCTAA
- the rplF gene encoding 50S ribosomal protein L6, which yields MSRIGKLPVNVPAGVTVKVEGNTVSVKGPKGELSRTIPSNISVKLEGSVITLTRPSDETKDKSMHGLSRTLVANMVEGCAKGYMKSLEITGVGYKAEPKPFGLQLALGYSHQIQYKAPAGIKLTAPQPTQVVIEGADKEKVGQVAAEIRSLRPPEPYKGKGIKYTGEVIRRKAGKAGGK from the coding sequence ATGTCGCGTATCGGAAAGCTGCCGGTGAACGTCCCGGCCGGCGTCACGGTGAAGGTCGAGGGGAACACGGTCTCCGTGAAGGGACCCAAGGGTGAGCTCTCGCGCACCATCCCGTCGAACATCTCCGTGAAGCTCGAGGGCAGCGTGATCACGCTCACGCGCCCCTCGGATGAGACGAAGGACAAGTCGATGCACGGCCTCTCGCGGACCCTCGTGGCCAACATGGTCGAGGGGTGCGCGAAGGGCTACATGAAGTCGCTCGAGATCACGGGCGTCGGCTACAAGGCCGAGCCGAAGCCGTTCGGACTGCAGCTGGCGCTGGGCTACTCGCACCAGATCCAGTACAAGGCGCCGGCGGGCATCAAGCTCACCGCGCCGCAGCCGACGCAGGTCGTGATCGAAGGGGCGGACAAGGAGAAGGTCGGGCAGGTGGCGGCGGAGATCCGCTCGCTGCGGCCCCCCGAGCCGTACAAGGGCAAGGGCATCAAGTACACGGGCGAAGTCATCCGGCGGAAGGCCGGTAAGGCGGGAGGTAAGTAA
- the rplV gene encoding 50S ribosomal protein L22, with amino-acid sequence MSRKSRERKERYEAERLAAPPSATQRTTRQSPYKMRLVIDQIRGMQVNEALAMLQFSKKHAAVQIIKVVKSAVANAEAKARAAGESLDVDDLYITHAIVNEGPKLKRWTPAAMGRATPMIKRTSHVEIVVDSKEGR; translated from the coding sequence ATGAGCCGGAAGAGCCGTGAGCGGAAGGAGCGGTACGAGGCCGAGCGCCTCGCCGCGCCGCCGTCGGCGACGCAGCGCACCACGCGCCAGTCGCCGTACAAGATGCGCCTCGTGATCGACCAGATCCGCGGCATGCAGGTGAACGAGGCCCTCGCGATGCTGCAGTTCAGCAAGAAGCACGCGGCGGTGCAGATCATCAAGGTCGTGAAGTCGGCGGTGGCGAACGCCGAGGCGAAGGCCCGCGCCGCGGGCGAGTCGCTCGACGTCGACGACCTCTACATCACGCACGCGATCGTGAACGAAGGGCCGAAGCTCAAGCGGTGGACGCCGGCGGCCATGGGTCGGGCGACGCCGATGATCAAGCGAACCAGCCACGTCGAGATCGTCGTGGATTCGAAGGAAGGGCGATAA
- the tuf gene encoding elongation factor Tu encodes MAKAKFERNKPHVNVGTIGHVDHGKTTTTAALTKISADKFGNTKYIAYDEVAKASESQGRRDATKILTIATSHVEYETTNRHYAHVDCPGHADYVKNMITGAAQMDGAILVVSAVDGPMPQTREHILLARQVNVPKIVVFLNKCDLVEDAELLDLVELEVRELLSKYGYDGDNAPVIRGSASNAIAGKAEWVAKIEELYNALDTFIPEPVREVDKPFLLPVEDVFSITGRGTVATGRIERGKCKVGEELEFVGYNSDKKTIVTGVEMFRKLLDEGFAGDNVGLLLRGIDKKDIERGMVLAKPGSIKPHTKFEAEVYVLTKEEGGRHTPFFKGYRPQFYFRTTDVTGAIELPAGTEMVMPGDNIQMVIELIIPIAMEAQLRFAIREGGRTVGAGVVTKILA; translated from the coding sequence ATGGCCAAGGCAAAGTTCGAGCGGAACAAGCCGCACGTGAACGTGGGCACGATCGGTCACGTCGACCACGGCAAGACCACCACCACGGCCGCCCTGACCAAGATCTCGGCGGACAAGTTCGGCAACACCAAGTACATCGCGTACGACGAGGTCGCGAAGGCGTCCGAGTCGCAGGGTCGTCGTGACGCCACGAAGATCCTCACGATCGCGACCTCGCACGTCGAGTACGAGACCACCAACCGCCACTACGCGCACGTCGACTGCCCCGGGCACGCCGACTACGTGAAGAACATGATCACGGGCGCCGCGCAGATGGACGGCGCGATCCTCGTGGTGTCGGCCGTCGACGGCCCGATGCCGCAGACCCGCGAGCACATCCTCCTGGCCCGCCAGGTGAACGTGCCGAAGATCGTCGTCTTCCTGAACAAGTGCGACCTCGTCGAGGACGCCGAGCTCCTCGACCTCGTCGAGCTCGAGGTCCGCGAGCTCCTCTCCAAGTACGGCTACGACGGCGACAACGCCCCGGTCATCCGCGGCTCGGCGTCCAACGCCATCGCCGGCAAGGCCGAGTGGGTCGCGAAGATCGAGGAGCTCTACAACGCCCTCGACACCTTCATCCCCGAGCCGGTCCGCGAAGTCGACAAGCCCTTCCTCCTCCCGGTCGAGGACGTCTTCTCGATCACCGGCCGCGGCACCGTCGCGACCGGCCGTATCGAGCGCGGCAAGTGCAAGGTCGGCGAGGAACTCGAGTTCGTCGGCTACAACTCCGACAAGAAGACCATCGTCACGGGCGTCGAGATGTTCCGCAAGCTCCTCGATGAGGGCTTCGCCGGCGACAACGTCGGTCTCCTCCTCCGCGGCATCGACAAGAAGGACATCGAGCGCGGCATGGTGCTCGCCAAGCCCGGCTCGATCAAGCCGCACACGAAGTTCGAGGCCGAGGTCTACGTCCTCACGAAGGAAGAGGGCGGCCGCCACACGCCGTTCTTCAAGGGCTACCGCCCGCAGTTCTACTTCCGCACCACCGACGTGACGGGCGCGATCGAGCTCCCGGCCGGCACCGAGATGGTGATGCCGGGCGACAACATCCAGATGGTCATCGAGCTCATCATCCCGATCGCGATGGAAGCGCAGCTCCGCTTCGCCATCCGTGAGGGTGGCCGCACCGTCGGTGCGGGCGTCGTGACCAAGATCCTCGCCTAA
- the rpsQ gene encoding 30S ribosomal protein S17 codes for MAETVSNAAASRPQRKVRQGLVVSDKMDKTVVVAIERRVPHPVYGKMVTKTKRLKAHDEANSAKVGDTVRIVETRPLSKDKRWRLLEIVERAR; via the coding sequence ATGGCTGAGACCGTGAGCAACGCCGCCGCCAGCCGGCCCCAGCGCAAGGTGCGCCAGGGGTTGGTGGTGAGCGACAAGATGGACAAGACCGTCGTGGTCGCGATCGAGCGTCGCGTGCCGCACCCGGTGTATGGCAAGATGGTGACGAAGACCAAGCGGCTGAAGGCGCACGACGAGGCCAACAGCGCGAAGGTCGGGGACACCGTCCGGATCGTCGAGACCCGCCCGCTGTCGAAGGACAAGCGGTGGCGGTTGCTCGAGATCGTCGAACGCGCGCGCTAA
- a CDS encoding 50S ribosomal protein L23, producing MPTMIRTIVRPIVTEKTSAAYQARGEYTFEVHPDATKTTIKAAIETLFGVKVTGVWTSQQRGKPRRVGGAMGLRPRWKKAIVTLKAGDTIEIFEG from the coding sequence ATGCCGACCATGATCCGCACCATCGTCCGCCCGATCGTGACCGAGAAGACCTCGGCCGCCTATCAGGCGCGCGGTGAGTACACGTTCGAAGTCCACCCGGATGCCACGAAGACCACCATCAAGGCAGCGATCGAAACGCTGTTCGGGGTGAAGGTCACGGGGGTCTGGACGTCGCAGCAGCGTGGCAAGCCCCGTCGTGTGGGCGGTGCCATGGGCCTGCGTCCCCGCTGGAAGAAGGCCATCGTGACGCTCAAGGCGGGCGACACGATCGAGATCTTCGAGGGCTGA
- the rplN gene encoding 50S ribosomal protein L14: MIQQESMVKVADNSGAKKALVIRVLGGTRRRYAGLGDKVVVAVKDALPNGTVKKSDVAKAVVVRTVKETRRKDGSYIKFDENAVVIIDDKGEPKATRIFGPVARELREKRYMKIVSLAPEVI; encoded by the coding sequence ATGATCCAACAGGAATCGATGGTGAAGGTCGCGGACAACTCGGGGGCCAAGAAGGCCCTCGTGATCCGCGTCCTCGGTGGCACGCGCCGCCGCTACGCCGGCCTTGGCGACAAGGTCGTGGTGGCGGTCAAGGACGCGCTGCCTAACGGCACCGTGAAGAAGTCGGACGTGGCGAAGGCCGTCGTCGTCCGCACCGTGAAGGAGACCCGCCGCAAGGACGGGTCGTACATCAAGTTCGACGAGAACGCCGTGGTCATCATCGATGACAAGGGCGAACCGAAGGCGACCCGCATCTTCGGGCCGGTGGCCCGCGAGCTGCGCGAGAAGCGCTACATGAAGATCGTGTCGCTGGCCCCCGAGGTGATCTGA
- the rpsS gene encoding 30S ribosomal protein S19: MARSVKKGPFIQEALLKRVQTMNAKSEKKVVKTWSRASTVIPEFVGHTFAVHNGNKFIPVYVTENMVGHRLGEFAPTRLFRGHSGNNKTDKKAAPAPAAAPAKGGK; this comes from the coding sequence ATGGCACGCAGCGTAAAGAAGGGTCCGTTCATCCAGGAAGCCCTGCTCAAGCGGGTGCAGACGATGAACGCGAAGAGCGAGAAGAAGGTCGTCAAGACCTGGTCGCGCGCGAGCACGGTGATCCCCGAGTTCGTGGGGCACACGTTCGCGGTGCACAACGGGAACAAGTTCATCCCGGTCTACGTGACGGAGAACATGGTGGGGCACCGGCTCGGCGAGTTCGCGCCGACGCGCCTCTTCCGCGGGCACAGCGGCAACAACAAGACCGACAAGAAGGCGGCGCCCGCCCCGGCGGCGGCCCCGGCCAAGGGAGGCAAGTAA
- the rpsJ gene encoding 30S ribosomal protein S10 — MAGRIRIRLKAFDHAVIDQASADIVRTAEKTGAQVSGPIPLPTKTQRWTVLRSPHVDKKSREQFELKTHKRVIDILDSKAVTVDALTKLDLPAGVDVEIKVE; from the coding sequence ATGGCTGGACGTATTCGCATCCGTCTCAAGGCATTCGATCACGCGGTGATCGACCAGGCCTCGGCGGACATCGTGCGGACCGCGGAGAAGACGGGGGCCCAGGTCTCCGGGCCCATCCCGCTCCCCACGAAGACGCAGCGCTGGACCGTCCTCCGCTCGCCGCACGTCGACAAGAAGTCGCGTGAGCAGTTCGAGCTGAAGACGCACAAGCGGGTGATCGACATCCTCGACTCGAAGGCGGTCACGGTGGACGCCCTCACGAAGCTCGACCTGCCGGCCGGGGTCGATGTCGAGATCAAGGTCGAATAG
- the rplX gene encoding 50S ribosomal protein L24, producing MRILTYRKTRGSKNVTRHERNAERISTEITKGDTVRVMRGENKDKEGKVIKVDLKAGRVTVEGPGFKMLKKHRRARRAEEQSGIIELPRTIAISNVMLLDPKSGKPTRVRTRIDVDAKTKERTKERVSAKSGEPILRSR from the coding sequence ATGCGCATCCTGACGTACCGCAAGACGCGCGGCAGCAAGAACGTCACCCGTCACGAGCGGAACGCCGAGCGGATCTCGACCGAGATCACGAAGGGCGACACCGTGCGCGTGATGCGCGGCGAGAACAAGGACAAGGAAGGGAAGGTGATCAAGGTCGACCTCAAGGCGGGGCGCGTGACCGTCGAGGGGCCGGGCTTCAAGATGCTCAAGAAGCATCGTCGGGCGCGCCGCGCCGAGGAGCAGTCGGGCATCATCGAGCTCCCCCGGACGATCGCCATCTCGAACGTGATGCTGCTCGACCCCAAGTCGGGCAAGCCCACGCGGGTCCGCACGCGGATCGACGTGGACGCGAAGACCAAGGAGCGGACGAAGGAGCGCGTGAGCGCGAAGAGCGGCGAACCGATCCTCCGCAGCCGCTGA